The Marinobacter halotolerans genome includes a window with the following:
- a CDS encoding HAD family hydrolase, which produces MAYPPNVVLFDVLETLIDLDPLAVRLEEVGQPAHILEPWFLRFQRDAMALTLAGDPAPFEAVARESLRTETKLALTEWDIDYVVEGFATLPTFDDAVPALKKLSEAGVSVGCLTVNSPEKTRSFLEGAGLYGFVDRIVTAQDAGVWKPHPDIYRFAAKHLDTPIERLALVAVHAWDCHGAKRAGALAGWCARLECEPGDVFLSADVTGGDLVEVADKLMSLH; this is translated from the coding sequence ATGGCTTACCCACCAAACGTCGTTCTATTTGATGTCCTTGAAACACTGATTGACCTTGATCCGCTGGCGGTGCGACTGGAAGAAGTCGGTCAGCCAGCGCACATTCTTGAACCCTGGTTCCTGCGCTTTCAACGCGATGCCATGGCACTGACTCTTGCCGGCGACCCGGCGCCCTTCGAAGCAGTTGCACGGGAATCCCTCCGCACGGAAACGAAGCTCGCTCTCACTGAGTGGGATATTGATTATGTGGTTGAAGGTTTTGCCACATTGCCCACGTTCGACGATGCCGTGCCGGCGTTGAAGAAGCTTTCTGAGGCGGGTGTGTCCGTTGGGTGTCTGACTGTCAACAGCCCTGAGAAAACACGTAGTTTCCTTGAAGGTGCGGGGCTTTACGGGTTTGTAGACCGGATCGTCACTGCGCAGGACGCAGGGGTCTGGAAACCCCACCCGGATATTTACCGTTTTGCCGCAAAGCACCTGGATACACCGATTGAGCGCCTGGCGCTGGTTGCCGTACATGCCTGGGATTGCCATGGAGCTAAACGGGCCGGAGCGCTTGCGGGGTGGTGCGCGCGCCTGGAATGCGAGCCTGGCGACGTGTTCCTCTCCGCCGATGTGACGGGCGGTGATCTTGTTGAGGTTGCAGACAAATTGATGTCGCTGCACTAG
- a CDS encoding YHS domain-containing (seleno)protein, which yields MQRVLAFVTAALLTTASAMASEPSVYTGFLSNTGAGGYDTVSYFEAEEPIKGSADFTTQYQGATWRFASAENLARFKDDPGRYAPVYGGYCAWAVSQGYLAKGDPKHWSIKQGKLYLNYNQSVQDTWLQNPEEFIQKANANWPKVLEK from the coding sequence ATGCAACGGGTCCTGGCATTCGTCACTGCTGCACTCCTAACAACAGCCAGCGCAATGGCCTCAGAACCATCCGTTTACACCGGTTTTCTCAGTAATACCGGCGCAGGCGGATACGACACCGTGAGTTATTTTGAAGCAGAAGAGCCCATCAAAGGCTCTGCTGATTTCACGACACAATACCAGGGTGCAACCTGGCGATTTGCAAGCGCCGAAAACCTCGCGCGCTTTAAAGATGATCCGGGCCGCTACGCACCGGTCTACGGCGGTTATTGCGCCTGGGCGGTCAGTCAGGGCTACCTCGCCAAAGGCGACCCGAAGCATTGGAGCATCAAGCAGGGAAAGCTTTACTTGAACTACAACCAGTCGGTGCAGGACACATGGCTACAAAATCCAGAGGAGTTCATTCAGAAAGCGAACGCCAACTGGCCGAAGGTTCTGGAAAAATAA
- a CDS encoding substrate-binding periplasmic protein gives MVLSSVLFYAAPSFGGCEITIRWDDDPPYFMNQNDEVIGIDADLGREAMERLGCSLSFKKLPWARALQELREGRVDMLSSAYRTSEREQYAHYSEVIGLVSPNILFIRQSEADNFDFNGLRSLLESDFRLGAQVSVSYSDEYSALIQNPDYAENIEFLPRRELMWRMLARNRLDGLIASKLTGLYEIKELGLSGRIAPSSLVVSNKPAYFVFSKASVSSEFVADFDQALQSMLDDGTFSAIVNRYAPSASQ, from the coding sequence TTGGTCCTTTCGTCTGTTCTGTTTTATGCTGCCCCAAGCTTTGGTGGCTGCGAGATCACCATACGTTGGGACGATGACCCGCCCTATTTCATGAACCAGAACGACGAAGTGATTGGCATCGATGCCGATCTTGGGCGTGAGGCCATGGAGCGCCTTGGCTGTAGCCTTTCCTTCAAGAAGCTGCCATGGGCAAGAGCGCTGCAGGAGCTACGCGAGGGACGTGTGGATATGCTGTCCAGTGCCTATCGCACATCCGAGCGGGAGCAGTATGCCCACTATTCCGAGGTGATTGGCCTGGTCTCCCCCAATATTCTGTTTATCCGGCAGTCTGAGGCGGACAACTTCGACTTCAACGGTCTGAGATCGCTGCTGGAATCAGATTTCAGGCTCGGGGCGCAGGTTAGTGTGTCTTACAGCGACGAATACAGTGCTCTGATCCAGAACCCGGACTACGCCGAAAACATCGAGTTTCTCCCGCGCCGAGAGTTGATGTGGAGAATGCTGGCGCGCAACCGGCTCGACGGCCTGATTGCCAGCAAGCTGACCGGCCTTTACGAGATAAAGGAACTGGGTCTGTCGGGCAGGATCGCTCCCAGTTCACTCGTAGTCTCAAACAAACCCGCGTACTTTGTTTTCTCCAAAGCATCGGTGAGTTCAGAATTTGTGGCCGATTTCGACCAGGCGCTCCAGTCGATGCTGGATGACGGTACCTTTTCGGCCATCGTAAATCGGTACGCCCCTTCCGCTTCTCAATGA
- a CDS encoding GntR family transcriptional regulator, whose protein sequence is MEMGHIRQHRLSDDIVEQLETMILEGTLQPGQRLPAERALAERFGVSRPSVREAVQKLAARGLLISRQGGGNYVSESLGSSFSDPLMSLLESRPEAQRDLLEFRHTLEADCAYYAARRATELDRQQLQAAFDELQACYAREGKASRTEEGAADARFHLAIAQASHNLVLLHTIRGLFDLLKRSVVTNIGGMYALRSETRHTLVAQHHALFDAIMDRRAEDARRIAGEHIKFVQDVLDEREEEIRRLARAQRREHH, encoded by the coding sequence ATGGAAATGGGGCACATTCGCCAGCACCGGCTCTCCGACGACATCGTAGAACAGTTGGAAACCATGATTCTGGAAGGCACTCTGCAGCCGGGTCAGCGTTTGCCAGCCGAGCGGGCCCTGGCGGAGCGGTTTGGCGTTTCGAGGCCGTCGGTGCGCGAGGCAGTACAAAAGCTGGCGGCCAGGGGGCTGTTGATCAGCCGTCAGGGTGGCGGTAATTACGTTAGTGAATCGCTGGGCTCAAGCTTTAGCGACCCTTTAATGAGTCTGCTCGAGAGCCGCCCCGAAGCCCAACGGGACCTGTTGGAGTTCCGGCATACGCTGGAAGCGGATTGCGCCTATTACGCCGCCCGGCGCGCCACGGAACTTGACCGTCAGCAACTGCAGGCTGCTTTTGACGAACTGCAGGCCTGCTATGCCCGGGAGGGCAAGGCAAGCCGCACCGAAGAAGGCGCCGCCGATGCGCGTTTTCATCTGGCCATTGCCCAGGCCAGCCACAACCTGGTGTTGCTGCATACCATCCGCGGCCTCTTCGACCTGCTCAAGCGCAGTGTGGTCACCAATATTGGCGGCATGTATGCGCTGCGCAGCGAGACCCGGCACACCCTCGTCGCGCAGCACCATGCACTCTTTGACGCCATTATGGACCGCCGTGCCGAGGATGCCCGGCGCATCGCTGGCGAGCATATCAAGTTTGTTCAGGACGTTCTGGACGAGCGCGAGGAAGAAATTCGCCGGCTGGCCCGGGCCCAGAGGCGGGAGCATCATTGA
- the lldD gene encoding FMN-dependent L-lactate dehydrogenase LldD, whose amino-acid sequence MIISASTDYRAAAQRRLPPFLFHYVDGGAYAEHTLKRNVADLADIGLRQRVLNNMEDLNLETKLFDETMSMPVALAPVGLTGMCARRGEVQAARAAESRGIPFTMSTVSVCPIEEVAPAINRPMWFQLYVLKDRGFMKNALERAKAAGVKTLVFTVDMPVPGARYRDAHSGMSGPNAAMRRYMQAMTHPRWSYDVGLRGKPHDLGNISAYRGTRTGLEDYIGWLGNNFDPSISWKDLEWIREFWDGPMIIKGILDAEDAKDAVRFGADGIVVSNHGGRQLDGVPSSARALPAIADAVKGDLKILVDSGIRTGLDVVRMLALGADCTLIGRAFIYALAVDGEAGVRNLLELIEKEMRVAMVLTGAKSISEINSDLLVSA is encoded by the coding sequence ATGATTATTTCCGCCTCGACCGACTACCGCGCTGCCGCTCAACGCCGCCTGCCACCCTTCCTGTTCCATTACGTCGATGGCGGCGCCTACGCTGAGCACACTCTCAAGCGCAACGTCGCGGATCTGGCCGACATTGGCTTGCGCCAGCGGGTTCTGAACAACATGGAAGACCTGAATCTGGAAACCAAGCTGTTTGACGAAACCATGAGCATGCCGGTGGCTTTGGCACCTGTCGGACTGACCGGTATGTGCGCCCGTCGTGGCGAAGTCCAGGCAGCGCGTGCGGCAGAGAGCCGGGGCATTCCCTTTACCATGTCCACCGTATCGGTCTGTCCGATTGAGGAGGTCGCGCCCGCGATCAACCGGCCCATGTGGTTCCAGCTCTATGTGCTGAAGGATCGCGGCTTCATGAAGAACGCCCTGGAACGGGCCAAGGCCGCCGGCGTCAAAACCCTGGTGTTCACCGTCGACATGCCGGTACCCGGCGCCCGCTACCGGGACGCGCACTCCGGCATGAGCGGTCCCAATGCCGCCATGCGCCGCTATATGCAGGCAATGACCCATCCCCGCTGGTCCTACGACGTGGGCTTACGCGGCAAGCCCCATGATCTGGGCAACATCTCCGCCTATCGTGGCACCCGCACCGGGCTGGAAGACTACATCGGCTGGCTGGGCAACAACTTTGACCCGTCCATCTCGTGGAAAGACCTGGAGTGGATTCGCGAATTCTGGGATGGCCCGATGATCATCAAAGGCATTCTGGATGCAGAGGATGCCAAGGATGCCGTGCGCTTCGGCGCAGATGGCATTGTCGTGTCCAACCACGGCGGTCGTCAGCTTGACGGCGTTCCCTCCAGTGCCCGGGCGCTACCGGCTATTGCCGATGCGGTCAAAGGCGATCTGAAAATTCTGGTGGATTCGGGCATCCGTACCGGTCTGGATGTTGTGCGCATGCTGGCGCTGGGCGCCGACTGCACCTTGATCGGCCGCGCCTTCATCTACGCCCTGGCCGTCGACGGCGAGGCTGGAGTCCGAAACCTTCTGGAATTGATCGAGAAAGAAATGCGGGTCGCCATGGTGCTGACAGGCGCCAAATCAATCAGCGAGATCAATTCCGACCTGCTCGTCTCCGCTTGA
- a CDS encoding FKBP-type peptidyl-prolyl cis-trans isomerase: MPIEKNQVVLFHYSVRDEQGNEVENSRGGEPNAYLHGHGGIIKGLEEALEGQEAGDTFSVTVTPDKAYGPRKDDAIQRVPIKHLMGAKRWKPGMIAQVKTEQGPRHVMVAKVGHKFADIDTNHPMAGKTLTFDIEVIDVRDADAEELAHGHAHGPGGHH, encoded by the coding sequence ATGCCAATCGAAAAGAACCAGGTTGTCCTGTTCCATTACAGTGTGCGTGATGAACAGGGCAACGAAGTTGAAAACTCCCGTGGCGGCGAGCCGAATGCCTACCTGCATGGCCACGGCGGTATTATCAAAGGGCTGGAAGAAGCCCTGGAAGGCCAGGAGGCCGGCGATACCTTCAGCGTTACCGTGACGCCGGACAAGGCCTACGGGCCCCGCAAGGACGATGCGATTCAACGCGTGCCAATCAAGCATCTGATGGGCGCCAAACGCTGGAAGCCCGGCATGATTGCCCAGGTGAAAACCGAGCAGGGTCCGCGCCATGTGATGGTTGCCAAGGTCGGCCACAAGTTCGCCGATATCGACACCAACCACCCAATGGCTGGCAAAACGCTGACTTTCGATATTGAAGTTATCGACGTTCGCGATGCCGATGCTGAAGAGCTAGCTCATGGGCATGCCCACGGGCCGGGTGGGCATCATTAG
- the bcp gene encoding thioredoxin-dependent thiol peroxidase → MSWEGKTAPDFTLQDQDNKTHALSDYQGQKVLLYFYPRDSTPGCTIEAQQFRDRLDELGSYGVQVLGVSRDTVKSHEKFARKESLNFPILADADEVVVNQYEVLKQKNMYGKQVMSVNRESFLIDEKGVIVRHYAKVKPAEHVQEILDDLK, encoded by the coding sequence ATGAGCTGGGAAGGCAAAACCGCACCGGATTTCACGCTGCAGGACCAGGACAACAAAACACATGCCCTGTCGGATTATCAGGGACAGAAAGTATTGCTCTACTTTTACCCGCGGGACAGCACTCCAGGCTGCACTATCGAAGCTCAGCAATTTCGGGACCGTCTGGACGAGCTCGGCAGTTATGGCGTGCAAGTACTGGGTGTGAGCCGGGATACGGTCAAGTCGCACGAAAAGTTCGCCCGGAAAGAGTCGCTGAACTTCCCGATTCTGGCGGACGCGGACGAAGTGGTGGTCAACCAGTACGAAGTGCTCAAGCAGAAAAATATGTATGGTAAACAGGTGATGTCTGTTAACCGGGAATCATTCCTGATTGATGAAAAGGGTGTGATTGTGCGCCACTACGCCAAGGTTAAACCCGCAGAGCACGTCCAGGAAATACTGGATGATCTGAAATAA
- a CDS encoding NAD(P)/FAD-dependent oxidoreductase, which translates to MPDLNKAMINNHSFWQHKYGDYSANAALPPGTYETDVLIIGAGYTGLTCAREIRKDDNTRRVMVLDANDIGFGASGRNGGFNMTLFGIEPEVTMLRWGKEKTREAQAYMQQAVQYVKDLIESENLDSDYEHTGMLRIAYTDKQVRRLKKTYKLLFDITEPGSFEYLNAEEAQDRVNCPHIKGAIFEPETGILDPCKHVRSLKSLAEREGADIYENTKVTGISRQNGSIVIQTADATIRAEKLVIATNAWTHNLKTSPGVANVQAPVWTYQIVTDPLTPEQWKSINWEGRVSIEDNRQLVHYMRITACGRITMGGGSIGVEYNQKNMDLWKNDKVWGDLEKHLKWMFPTLADINIHYQWGGCVSANVDMTPEIGFIGDSNIIYSTGCIGHGVSLTQLNGKLIADLVLGKDTNLTRFWIVNRKAIPLPPGNLLRFAGVKLVEGILGAVDWYEEGALKRQNSE; encoded by the coding sequence ATGCCGGACTTGAACAAAGCGATGATCAACAACCACTCCTTCTGGCAACACAAATACGGCGACTATTCCGCGAACGCTGCCCTTCCCCCTGGCACCTATGAAACCGACGTACTGATCATCGGCGCGGGCTACACGGGGTTAACCTGCGCACGGGAAATCCGCAAGGACGACAACACCAGGCGAGTGATGGTGCTTGATGCCAACGACATCGGCTTCGGTGCGTCCGGCCGGAACGGCGGCTTCAACATGACGCTGTTTGGCATTGAGCCAGAAGTGACGATGCTACGTTGGGGAAAGGAGAAAACCCGCGAAGCCCAGGCTTATATGCAACAAGCCGTTCAGTATGTAAAAGACCTGATCGAATCCGAGAATCTGGACTCGGACTACGAACACACCGGCATGCTGAGAATCGCCTACACCGACAAGCAGGTCCGCCGATTAAAGAAAACCTACAAGCTGCTCTTTGATATTACCGAACCCGGCAGCTTTGAGTACCTGAACGCTGAAGAAGCACAAGACCGGGTGAATTGCCCCCATATCAAAGGTGCCATCTTTGAACCGGAAACCGGCATCCTCGACCCCTGCAAGCACGTACGCTCACTAAAAAGTCTGGCCGAGCGGGAAGGCGCAGATATCTACGAGAACACCAAGGTCACTGGCATATCCAGGCAAAACGGCTCAATCGTGATACAGACCGCTGACGCCACTATCAGGGCTGAAAAGCTGGTCATCGCAACCAATGCCTGGACCCACAACCTGAAGACCTCCCCCGGGGTTGCCAACGTGCAGGCGCCGGTATGGACCTACCAGATCGTCACCGACCCTCTCACCCCGGAACAATGGAAAAGCATCAACTGGGAAGGCAGGGTTTCCATCGAGGACAACCGCCAGCTGGTCCATTACATGCGCATCACAGCATGCGGCCGGATCACCATGGGCGGGGGCAGCATCGGCGTTGAATACAACCAGAAGAACATGGATCTGTGGAAAAACGACAAGGTATGGGGCGACCTGGAGAAACACCTGAAATGGATGTTCCCCACCCTTGCCGATATCAACATCCACTATCAATGGGGCGGATGTGTCTCAGCCAATGTCGATATGACGCCCGAGATCGGCTTTATCGGTGACAGCAACATCATCTACTCCACTGGGTGTATCGGCCATGGTGTATCGTTAACCCAACTGAATGGAAAGCTGATAGCCGACCTGGTTCTCGGGAAGGACACCAACCTCACCAGATTCTGGATTGTGAACCGCAAGGCGATTCCTTTGCCGCCGGGAAATTTACTGCGTTTTGCGGGTGTTAAGTTGGTTGAAGGGATCTTGGGTGCAGTGGACTGGTATGAAGAAGGCGCTTTGAAAAGACAAAACAGTGAGTGA
- a CDS encoding class I SAM-dependent methyltransferase, producing the protein MGSVVPSSRFLEQRIVDAANLSAARRVVELGPGTGGTTRAFLQHLAPDAQLLTIELSPFFHELLGEIADPRLTNHLGSAEDLADILALHDMETPDVVISGIPFSKMPEDVATRVSQAVNDSLAKNGRFVAYQLRRDVAAITDPIMGPPASCELELRNIPPMRVFSWLKPER; encoded by the coding sequence GTGGGTTCTGTTGTCCCCAGTTCCCGATTCCTGGAGCAACGCATTGTTGATGCGGCTAACCTGTCTGCTGCCCGGCGCGTTGTTGAGCTGGGGCCGGGCACCGGTGGTACAACTCGGGCGTTTTTGCAGCACCTTGCTCCGGATGCGCAACTGCTTACGATCGAATTGAGTCCCTTTTTTCATGAACTGCTCGGTGAGATTGCCGACCCCCGCTTGACCAACCATTTGGGCAGTGCCGAGGATCTGGCCGACATTCTGGCGCTTCATGATATGGAGACGCCGGATGTGGTGATCTCCGGCATTCCCTTTTCAAAGATGCCTGAAGACGTTGCTACCAGGGTGTCGCAGGCGGTGAATGATAGCCTGGCCAAAAACGGGCGTTTCGTTGCCTACCAGCTCCGCCGGGATGTGGCCGCTATTACCGATCCGATTATGGGGCCGCCTGCCAGCTGTGAGCTGGAGTTACGGAACATTCCGCCGATGCGGGTTTTCAGCTGGCTGAAACCGGAGCGTTGA
- a CDS encoding DUF2897 family protein has protein sequence MPTVGWIALLAALALMLGGLFMLRDSGKMPISKEKKKKIEARKAEIEAEESAEDRETW, from the coding sequence ATGCCAACAGTAGGATGGATCGCTTTGCTCGCCGCCCTTGCCCTTATGCTGGGTGGGCTATTCATGTTGCGTGATAGCGGAAAAATGCCAATATCTAAGGAAAAGAAGAAAAAGATCGAGGCACGAAAGGCCGAAATTGAAGCCGAGGAGAGCGCGGAGGACAGGGAAACTTGGTAA
- a CDS encoding porin family protein, producing the protein MMNRIPAFLAIATLGTVSATAAADMYKTGGGSLYAGGNYTFVNIDDGNADADLGTLSAKIGGQVTPLIGLEARAGFGVADENLGLGTDLSVNSFYGGYATLSAVNESPVTPYGIIGFTRYELELDGPGGSATDDDSDLSYGAGVKIALSEELSGNVEYMRYIDTDDATVDGIGLGLTLHF; encoded by the coding sequence ATGATGAACAGGATTCCTGCTTTTCTTGCGATAGCAACCCTGGGCACAGTTTCTGCGACCGCAGCGGCGGATATGTATAAAACTGGCGGTGGTAGCCTTTATGCCGGGGGCAACTACACTTTTGTTAATATTGATGACGGTAACGCTGATGCCGATCTGGGCACACTCTCAGCGAAGATTGGGGGTCAGGTAACCCCTTTGATAGGCCTTGAGGCCCGTGCGGGTTTTGGTGTTGCCGATGAGAATTTGGGTCTTGGCACGGACCTGTCGGTGAACAGCTTTTATGGCGGTTACGCCACCCTCAGTGCGGTCAACGAGTCCCCGGTGACGCCTTACGGTATTATCGGGTTTACTCGTTATGAACTGGAGCTGGATGGCCCCGGCGGATCAGCTACGGACGATGACTCCGATCTTTCATACGGTGCAGGCGTGAAAATAGCGCTTTCCGAGGAGTTATCGGGGAATGTCGAGTACATGCGTTATATCGACACAGACGACGCCACCGTGGACGGTATTGGCCTGGGCCTGACCCTTCACTTCTGA
- a CDS encoding substrate-binding periplasmic protein: MIKPSGYRCWRKFKPFAFLAVFLALPGVSLGSTKLSFAYSEASEPYSSSIDERAVGLFPDLVKLAFSFIPEYTTASVVLPWARAQYNVRLGLQDGLLTYPSEERQDYAIFSAKPLFTQDFGNLVYSADNPNVELIESATSFADLSGLTVIVEKGSKWEEDNIPAYLERVPGQNRVAMMHFLMLRGAGDFLVQPEVDARFIAQQLGYSKQLKVRKVDFIPNSSVPFHIGVSRKLPYAKELIDQVDAVIQNPEFQSQAATLIENYR; encoded by the coding sequence ATGATCAAGCCCAGCGGTTACCGTTGTTGGAGAAAGTTCAAGCCCTTTGCATTTCTGGCTGTATTCCTTGCCCTGCCCGGCGTCTCGCTGGGCAGCACCAAACTGAGCTTCGCGTATAGCGAAGCGTCAGAGCCTTACAGTTCGTCGATTGACGAGAGGGCTGTCGGGCTGTTTCCGGATCTGGTGAAACTGGCATTCAGCTTTATTCCCGAGTACACCACGGCAAGTGTGGTGCTGCCATGGGCGAGGGCGCAATACAACGTCAGGCTGGGCCTCCAGGATGGTCTTTTAACCTACCCGTCCGAGGAGCGACAGGACTACGCCATCTTTTCAGCGAAGCCGCTCTTCACACAGGACTTCGGGAATCTGGTGTACTCGGCTGACAACCCGAACGTAGAGCTTATCGAATCGGCGACCAGCTTTGCGGACTTGTCCGGTCTGACGGTGATTGTCGAGAAGGGCTCCAAGTGGGAAGAAGACAATATCCCCGCCTATTTGGAGCGTGTGCCCGGCCAGAATAGGGTCGCGATGATGCATTTCCTCATGCTGCGCGGTGCCGGGGATTTTCTGGTGCAGCCCGAGGTAGACGCCCGGTTCATTGCCCAACAACTTGGCTATTCAAAACAGCTGAAAGTTCGCAAGGTCGATTTTATTCCGAACTCTTCGGTCCCCTTTCACATAGGCGTTTCGCGAAAACTTCCGTATGCCAAAGAGCTGATCGATCAGGTTGACGCGGTCATACAGAATCCCGAATTCCAGTCACAGGCGGCCACGCTCATCGAAAACTACCGATAA
- a CDS encoding Ig-like domain-containing protein encodes MNAIKHSLLFLACFVFSALLAGCGGGGGGGNEASADNPVSLTDVSISPGSVTLAINSSQTLSAAGIYSDNTSRTLDGQVAWSSTNEATASVSDSGVVTANSAGGTEVVATSGSISKSIPVTVSPATLQSISVSSAVSQVPAGLSTRFLASGLYSDGTQQNLTDQVVWSVSDQTRASIDVSTGLLTGQQAGSITVTATKEGLSGSLSFTVSPATLQSLQSTPATLALAKGTSQRVTVTGLFSDNSNQNVSDQISWSSSAESIATVSDDSLVTALLEGSATLTASLAGTQVDLPVTVTSAELAFLSLTPVNKTLPLGRSQQYVAQGTYSDGSVQDLSAAVTWFSSNQDAAVIGNSDTAKGRADSLSPGSTTVSAVLGACRRARP; translated from the coding sequence ATGAACGCCATCAAGCACTCCCTCCTATTCCTGGCCTGTTTTGTATTTTCGGCTTTATTGGCAGGTTGTGGTGGCGGCGGAGGCGGGGGAAATGAAGCGTCTGCTGACAATCCGGTGTCCCTGACCGATGTCTCGATCTCACCCGGTTCCGTTACCCTGGCCATCAACTCCTCTCAAACGCTGAGTGCAGCCGGAATTTACTCCGACAACACATCCCGAACGCTCGATGGTCAAGTGGCCTGGTCTTCCACGAATGAGGCCACGGCTTCGGTGTCAGATTCCGGTGTTGTCACCGCCAACTCAGCCGGCGGTACCGAGGTCGTCGCCACCAGCGGTTCGATCAGCAAGAGTATTCCGGTAACGGTGTCCCCCGCTACCCTGCAGTCCATCTCGGTTAGCTCAGCTGTCTCACAGGTTCCCGCCGGACTAAGTACCCGATTCCTGGCATCAGGTCTTTATTCGGATGGCACGCAACAGAATCTAACGGACCAGGTTGTGTGGTCTGTATCCGATCAGACCAGGGCGTCAATTGACGTTTCCACCGGCCTGCTTACCGGCCAGCAGGCAGGTTCCATTACCGTCACGGCGACCAAAGAAGGTCTGAGCGGATCACTATCTTTTACCGTCAGCCCGGCCACCCTGCAAAGCCTGCAATCCACACCGGCAACCCTGGCTCTGGCAAAAGGCACCTCGCAACGCGTGACCGTAACCGGCCTCTTTTCTGATAACAGCAATCAGAACGTCAGTGACCAGATCAGCTGGTCAAGCTCAGCAGAAAGCATCGCCACCGTTTCTGATGACTCCCTTGTGACCGCGTTGCTGGAAGGCAGTGCCACGTTAACAGCCAGCCTGGCCGGCACGCAGGTCGATTTACCCGTGACTGTCACCAGCGCTGAACTGGCTTTCCTGTCCCTGACGCCCGTCAACAAGACGCTACCGTTGGGACGGTCCCAGCAATACGTGGCTCAGGGCACATACTCCGATGGCAGCGTTCAGGATCTCAGCGCGGCAGTCACCTGGTTTTCCTCCAATCAGGACGCTGCGGTGATTGGCAATTCGGACACGGCGAAAGGCAGGGCCGACTCCCTGTCGCCTGGCAGCACCACGGTGTCTGCGGTGTTGGGGGCGTGCAGAAGAGCACGGCCTTAA